The DNA window GGTAGCTGAAGATGGCAGCACTTATCGGAATAATCGGAGAAGCcatctttgtttttttatttttttgaaagagTTTGCTGGGAATGAGCTATGGGGACATTATTGTGTACATTGAGTCGATTATCCAGAAAAGTCTTATATCCTTTTTTATTGCGAAAAAACGATAGGCATCTCACCGATAGACTTTCGATATTTCTGAAGCATACATCCCTATGTTGATTTTGATTAATTCGCATGTGCGGCTTCTTGTTTTCgatgttattgttgctgtttgtCAAGCGGAGTAATTGCGAAATCCAGGGCGTGCATCAGTGTGGGTGCAGCAATTATGCAGCAAACACGCACACACGCACCcatacagacacacacacttgagtacacacgcacacatgcGAACTGCAGTTAAGCAAATAAAGCACTAAAAGCATAAACTAAATGAATTAAACGACACAGCCAGTGGGTGGGGTGGGGGGGGATGTGGAAGGGGGTTTATGAAGCGGCTTACAGCCCCTTCTTGGAGCAGAGCCACCCACCAGTCCACCACCCTGCCGCTCTTCCGCTCAACTTGCGCCTGAAACTGGAAGTTTCTATAAAATATGAGATAATAAAAAGTGAATTATGTTCCCGCACAGCGGCAGCAGCGacgaacaaaaaagaaaataataaaaaaaaaaacacaaacaggAGTCCGGGTGTTGGGTGATGGGGACTGGAGGCTGGGTGCTGGGCATAGGACATGGCCAGcatgaggatgaggatgaggaacAGCAAATAAATGCGAGTACAAACATAAAGCAATAACAGCATCAACAGGGGCAGCGCAGAACAACATTTAATTGCAATTGTTTGTTCGCCagttagttttttatttgcactttaattatgaaaaataGGAGTTGGGCTGGAGCTGGACCAGGATCTGGAGATGgcgatggagatggagatggcaGAAACTAATTTTCATAAGTACACAACTTTGTTCGCGAAGATGGAGAGCGAGCTGCAGCGGGCCACATGACTTATGGCCCGAACAGGGATCTTGACGGCCACGAGAGTGACCACCACTCTCGGGCCAGTGATGAAGAGCCAGTGATGAAGGACCAGTGATGTTCGGGGCACAGTCCACTTCATGAATACCCGTCCTAATTACATTCAATTAATTCTGTAGATGGAGCTTTGGCAACTTTTGGCCAGGCCATCTCCAAGGGAGGGGTGTTGAAAAGTGCGTTTTGAACACACAATTAATCGGATCAGGGGAAcccttgaaaaaatatatcgaCCTGACATTGTTTGGGGCTGTGTTTCATACagagaatttttattaaacttaaaGCCCTTAGTGCGACGACAGCTTCATTCTTtcaatctaaaaaaaaaaatcaactgaGAAAACAACTTCCAAATCCTTTTCCATAAAACACACAAATAAGAAGTAATTCGGTATGAATTCCAGCGGCGGAAATCGTTATCAGCTGCTCTCGCTCGAGGAAGAGAACCAGGTGATTCAGCCCAACAAAGAGCTCCACTCGAAGGCCAACAAGGCCCCGCTGGCCGAGCAGCTCCAGATGCAGTCCCCGAAGCGCCCCAACTCCAAGGTGGAGGGCAAGATCGCTTACGCCCTCGTCCTCAAGGAGACCAAGAAGGACAACGTTGGTCCCCAGAAGGACGCCTTGGCGGGCGTGAAGAAGAACATGATGTTGCAGAAGAAGGACGGCAATTCGTCTGACAAGTCCGGGACCCCCAGTTCCAAGCCGTACAAGACCAGCTTCTCGCCTTTGCGGGGACGCAGGCTGTTCGGTTCTGGCGCCTTCGCCAAGGCCCCCAACAATGCTTCTCCCAAGAAATTGAATCAGAAGCCCTCCGAATCCGAAAACGACTTCTGCCTGCCGCCGGAGATGTCGCCCGAGCGCAAGCCCAGCCTAACCGGATCCCGCCACCGCTTCAACCTGGACCGATCCAGCCGGGCTCGCCTCCACGACCGCCAATCTACTTCCGAACGCACCGGCGTAAAGGCCGTGGACAAGCGCCACGGCGGCGGTTCGCACAACTGGGGCTCCCCCAAGCTGGACATCCAAGAGCACACTAAGGCCATCTCCCGTCGCCTGAGCCGTCAGCCGCCGTGGCGCATGCGCACCATCTCCAACAGTGACGTGTCCATCGTCTCGGACGTCACAGAGGATGAGAGCATGTACTTTACCTTGGACGAGTGGCGGGCCATCGAGACAGGCTTGTCCATGAAGAGTGATGAGCCGAGTCCCGAATCGGAGCCCACTCCGACTTGCAGCCCCCCGACGCCCCTGCGCCGCTCAGGCCGCCAGTTGCGCCTCTTCGACATCATGCGGCTGAATGGCAAGAATATAGAGATCTTCAAATGGCTGCAGGACTCTTGGGACTTCCATGAGCTACCATTGCGCGAGGAGCCGAAGAAGATGCCGCAGGAGCCACCCAAGGTTGACGATGTGAAACAATTCCCGAAACTCTCCTAAGGGCGATCTTTTATCAATGGCGTTGTATTTCCCAATGTTGATTAAATAATCATCTTAATTGCATTGAGACTTTGATTCTTTAGATAAGATCCTTTAAGATGTACATTATTTCAGGATCTAGATGTCTACGTATAAGATACTGCCCTTTAAAACTGAATTGAAATGAAACTAATCATCTCTCGTGAGCTACAACTGTTGACACCTCCATTTAATCCTGAGGGCCTCGGGCCTCGGGCCTGGGTTGGGTCATCGCTTGACCACTTTAATCGCATTAAACCTCCGTGCATTTCTACTCGGGGCTTCCCCCGGCACTAGTGGGTAGTCCTTAAGGCCTTTAAGGCTATTCGCCTAGCGCCTTGAATAGAATTTTCCGACATCACCGCAAACTTTTCAGTTTTCCATGCTGTGCTTCCCTCCAACTCCCAGATCCCAGTTCCCAGTTCCCAGCTCCagctttttgtgttttctcTTCCATGTTACATTAAATTGAACAAATTCTagcgaaacaaaaacaaaagcagccAGCAGCTAGCAGCCAGTAGCTAGCAGCCACTGGGGAGGAGCGATGCAATATaagaaactgaaaactgaaaactgggAACTGGAACTGCAAAAAAATGTCTGAAAACTTTCAGCCCGGCCTATGGTAGGGCCTTCCCGCTCCCACTAATTACAGCCCCGCTGGCGAGAATGGCTGGGGAGGAGTCTCTGCAGAactgaaaattaaatgaaattctgCAGAACTTTTCTAGAGTTTCAGGTCTATATGGTATGGTGCTTCATATAAGCAGAAGTACATGTTCATGTCCTTACCAAATAAAACCGAGAGTCGCTAAAATTCCAATTGAACCGGATTTGTCTGCACACCTTTGCGGTGAAGACATCCTGGCgtctgggactgggactgggtctgggtctgagTCCTGTATGTAAATGCGATCCTGAAAACAAACTGGCAACCAATTAGGAAGATTCCGAAGTGAATTTGACCAAGCAGAGCCAGGGTTTTTGTTAACAACATGAATGCATcaccagtcagtcagtcagggGCGAGGCTGAGAAGGAGACCTTCGTCTGGAGGCCTGATGGCATCGTCATCCCCTTGGAGCTGGCGCCACTGGAAGACAGGCTTTTCGGCGTCTGCTTGTTAAAATTGATTGCCTGCGGAGGCAAGAcaaaagcagcaacaactGCTTAGGCTTGTTACCTTTTTGCAGGTCTCCTGACCTGGCCCGAACATTGATTTATATTTGTATTGACACTTCCAGAAACTCTGACCCCAGGAGCGCCcccaccacctccacctccatcGGCAAGCTGGCAGAGGCAACCCTCTCCCAAATGCCTTCAATTCTGTTTGCCTATCGCACAAATTTGTCCTTGTCATTGTTTTACAAGGAGTCCATCCCCGGCGACGCCCACCAACCAGCCATcagccacccaccacccacctccCGAAAATCAAACACAAAGCACTGCAAACGATGAACAATAAAAACAGGACGACGGCAGCAAGGCAGAGAGGCAGCAACATCGAAATCGATTAGGCAACAAGAGTTTGTTTggcatatttatttaaaaacacaactttTGCTAAATTTAAGGCAAGTTGGAGGCATGGGGACTGATAATTGTGGCCTGCACCGGGTATGCCATGATTTCCGTGGCCTCTTAGGGCGTGACACACTTCAATGCCCGTCCGAAATTATTTCAAAGTTGACACACCGAATTACCACTGATAAATGCCGGAACTCTGCCCCACATACTGGTGGGGCAGCACACCCACACTCCACACTGGTCTCTGGCTCCACCCGGAATCGAACTCGGATTCGGACTCACAATAGCCATGCAAATTGGACACGGCTGCACCGAGCGAGGCCCGTTCCTCAATCGGAATCCGGACAAAGACCCCCACtcggacatggacatggacatggactGGGGTCATGTTTGTGcggtgtgtgtttgtttaaCTCGGTCATCAAGTCAAAACAAGGGGGACACAATGACCGACaggggcggcggcggcagggGGCGAGGCCATTGTAGCTGGAAAAGAGATGCACAAACATGGGTGCAGCGTGATTGGGGGTTTCTCCCAAAGGCCGGGCACTAATTCGCCACGATTTGCTTTCGGAAAACGTGGAATCAAGCGTTCTTTAAAATTATCGACCACTTTCAACGTCTGGCCCGGGGACCTAATGAAATTGGCGACAAGTCTCCAGTTTCTTGCCTCTTGTTTCGACattttttggctatttttgtTCGCCATTGTGAGGCTATTAAGGAGCAAGACGCCAGGAGCCACACAAAGCCGGGCTGGAGTGTTTTATTTTCGGTTCGCCCTCGGCGATCGATGGCGCCGAGTTATTTCTGACATGTCACCCTGTCAACGTCAACGAAAACGCCAGTCTGACAGCCAAGTGGCAGGGCCGGCACCTGAGACACGGCCCACAGGACTCCTCCGACACCTCTCCCATGTCGCCAGGCTGCCAGGCTGCCAGGCTGCCAGTCTTCCGGCTGTTGTCAGTTGCCGGCTGCCAATGCGCCTGCCCTCCCAGCTACCCAGCTACCAATTCCATTTGCCATTCGAGAGCTTCGAGTGCCTAATGATGCAGGAACAGCCGAGGACGGGCTTACTCCGTGTTTGTTTATCTAACGAGTAAAtacgattttaattaaatgtaaatCACATTGTCAACCCACACACTCTCCCGCCTCAGCCACACGGACTGGGACAGCTGGGAAGCCATAAAAGTTGCTCCACAACCCAGCGGGTGAGCGGGTGAGCTGCTGAGCCACAGAAGCTGCCTGCTGGTTTTTACCCAGAAACAAATATTGCTTTCGCAtgttactcatacgccccatTGCCGCACCCAGACCCACACCCAGGCACCCCCCCCAAAAATCCCCAACAATCCAGTGCTCCACAACTCCATCTTGCTCAAGCGAACAGCCAGGACAGACGGAAAACACCCTTGagattattaattaaaagacaagaaaacataatttctaaatttccatacaaaaaccaaagagAGCTCCATCCAGACGAAGCTGGGAGGActgggaaatggaaatggaaacagAGGCAACAGAATACAAGGCGGAGCTCATGGGCGGCGAGAAAGGGAATTGCTTATTGTGCTGCACTCTGCAGATAGAGCTCATGTGACAGAAGATGTTTATGTCATATCGGTTTGCGAGCCAGAGTTCAGCCAGAGCTCCCTTCACCCGCCGGAGCTGGCTGTGCGAAATTAAATAAGTTTCAGaaccaatttaaaaattaattctcTTTTTTATATTCCGCAGGGGGCGGGGAGCGGAGAGAAGGAGCTTTACAATACACCAGTGGGAATTTAATAGACAACTAAGtgctttttatgaaaatttgtAGTAATTTGTGGAAGATCTTCAAGGGAGGGATGAGAGTGTTTTTGGAACCGGCACTCTGGACTATCCTCCTTTTGTAGCTTAAATCTTCTCACCTAAACTGTGGCTCTGTGAAGGCGATACTAGACTATTAGTCCTAGAAGAGGATAAGTCTCAGATTGGGGCAGATGTCTAAGGAACTGTGGTGGGATCGGTGCAGCACGAACTATATTATCAGAATGTAGGAATGGAGGTTGCGGAGATCAAACAAGTCATGATAGCTGAGTATTTGTACGGCGACGATGAAGGGATGGAGATCATGGTCAGGTTGGTGGTTCCCATACCTTCTCTGAGATTAAGGAGCTGATTGAAAGGGCTTAGTATTATTTACCCAAGTCGAAATCACACTCCGGGCGGCATTATGATTGATTGACGAATATATACTGAGACTGACTACTAATCAACACCCCTGTTGACTGTTCCAACTTACACATtccatttaaatattatttccaGACACTCATTGGCTCAACCTATACAATGTTCCAAGTCATAGATTGTTCAGAGTTGTGACTAGATATTTAAACCTTTTCCGATTGGCAACCAAAAGATACTCGGCTTAATAGTGCCCTAAAAAGTCAAAGGACTGCAACCACCTCTATGTTAGTTTCAGTTCCAGAATCGGGCCGTCAATTGGGAACGACAGTCGGAGAACTGGAGCCCCGGCGCTTGAATTGATGAACGAGTATTTCCACCTGCCACAGCCACCAGCCACGAGCCACATGCTCCGAGTCTGCCCCAAGAGCACCCTCGCATCCGTTGCCCCATCCATTCTCATTTGCCTTCTTCGGATCCAACAAAAGGCATGTGGCATTGTCGTCGTTTATGCCGTCAAAGTGAAAATCCATGCGAGAAATTATATGTCAAAGTTTCACTTTTGATATGCCAAAGCATTTGCGTGTGTGTGCCGACTGTGTGGGGCATGGAGCTGCAAAGCCCTATGTAGTATGCCCTTCTCACTGCAGCGCGGCACGCTCCACTGACGCACTGACAAAGACACATTTGCGGGCGACACAGCGCTGAAGATGAGCAATGGCACTGACGACGGGTTGTCAGGGCGTGCGAAAGGGGTAACCAGGGTGGAGGAGCGACGTGATACCAATTACTCGAGTTACTGGGGCAGTGCAGGTCCGGGCTTGTGGTCCGGGTCCCTTCCTGACTCCAAGGAGCGTCACCGACCAGCCAAAAGTCGAACCAGAAGCCCCTAAAGTAGGTAGCTTATACCTGAACTCTGGACATCCTTGAGGACGACACCTTCCTTAAACTAgggcatatatttaattcaagAGGAAAGGGCATCTGCCAGTCTCCAGTGCATCTTTTTCGAGCTTTTTTCTGTTCCAGTTAGTTGTGCGTTGTCCTTTGGTTTTGTCTATCCGAGAAGACGATGGCTTTCCATTCTTGCACCTCCCCTCCACCCGGCTACCCCTGCCACTCGACTGTTtcctttttgttgatttttcctTGGGCTTGTGCCATGACCTGCACTATTCGGTATTTCCCCGGGGGTATATCTGATCCGATAAAGCCCGTGGCCTTCAAGGCGGCGCATCACCCACTTTCTGGCAGCCCCGGCCCCGTCAAGGCGGAGTTCCGGACAGGTTCGTTCTGCCGGTGGTTGGTCGGCAGGCCTAATTGACTTACACTAATGGGCATCAATCGGGTCGAGCCTGGccagctggctg is part of the Drosophila bipectinata strain 14024-0381.07 chromosome XL, DbipHiC1v2, whole genome shotgun sequence genome and encodes:
- the PPYR1 gene encoding uncharacterized protein PPYR1, which encodes MNSSGGNRYQLLSLEEENQVIQPNKELHSKANKAPLAEQLQMQSPKRPNSKVEGKIAYALVLKETKKDNVGPQKDALAGVKKNMMLQKKDGNSSDKSGTPSSKPYKTSFSPLRGRRLFGSGAFAKAPNNASPKKLNQKPSESENDFCLPPEMSPERKPSLTGSRHRFNLDRSSRARLHDRQSTSERTGVKAVDKRHGGGSHNWGSPKLDIQEHTKAISRRLSRQPPWRMRTISNSDVSIVSDVTEDESMYFTLDEWRAIETGLSMKSDEPSPESEPTPTCSPPTPLRRSGRQLRLFDIMRLNGKNIEIFKWLQDSWDFHELPLREEPKKMPQEPPKVDDVKQFPKLS